The proteins below are encoded in one region of Aquisphaera giovannonii:
- a CDS encoding DUF1559 family PulG-like putative transporter has translation MSTAYDNDPEFGGTIRKPQAASGSGVLWTLGCLGAIVLAVLFVLPGLFRGGALEAARRAQCTNNLKQIGLAIHNYVSDHGALPPACTVDANGRPLHSWRTVILPYLGEEALYRTIDLSKPWDDPANEKALHAMPFQFRCPFMTAQENRTAYLASVAPGGCLIPGRPRPRAEITDPAGATILAIEADDQHTVPWMAPLDADEALILGFSMASKLPHYGGVNAAMVDGSVKFLRATLAAPVRRALISASGGDGPADDAF, from the coding sequence ATGTCCACCGCCTATGACAACGACCCCGAGTTCGGCGGCACGATCCGGAAGCCGCAGGCCGCCTCGGGATCCGGCGTCCTCTGGACGCTCGGCTGCCTGGGCGCGATCGTGCTCGCGGTGTTGTTCGTCCTCCCGGGACTGTTCCGGGGCGGTGCCCTCGAAGCCGCTCGGCGGGCGCAGTGCACCAACAACCTGAAGCAGATCGGCCTGGCCATCCACAACTACGTATCGGACCATGGGGCGTTGCCCCCCGCCTGCACGGTCGATGCGAACGGCCGGCCATTGCATAGCTGGAGGACGGTGATCCTCCCCTACCTCGGCGAGGAGGCGCTCTACCGGACGATCGACCTGTCGAAGCCCTGGGACGACCCCGCGAACGAGAAGGCGCTCCACGCCATGCCGTTCCAGTTCCGCTGCCCTTTCATGACGGCGCAGGAGAACCGGACGGCGTACCTCGCCAGCGTGGCGCCGGGCGGCTGCCTGATCCCGGGCCGGCCCCGTCCCAGGGCGGAGATCACCGACCCGGCGGGCGCGACCATCCTGGCGATCGAGGCCGATGATCAACACACCGTCCCCTGGATGGCCCCCCTCGACGCCGACGAGGCCCTCATCCTGGGATTCTCCATGGCGTCGAAGCTCCCCCACTACGGGGGCGTGAACGCGGCGATGGTGGACGGTTCGGTGAAGTTCCTGAGGGCGACCCTCGCGGCGCCGGTGCGTCGGGCCCTGATCTCCGCCTCGGGCGGGGACGGCCCGGCGGATGACGCGTTCTGA